CCAGTACCTACTGTTGATGGAGGCTATGTGTTCAATGGAACTAACCTTATTATAGCTGGGGGATATATCGGTTATGGGGTATATACTAATGATATTCTAATTTACAACCCTCAGACCAATCAATGGCAAGTTCTCAATGGTGTTCTTCCGTTCTGGCTTAAAGGTGAATCAGTTGCATATTACAGAGGGATCCTATTTATAGTAGGAGGTTACGCTTTCACTGGAAGCTCTGGCGGTGTTAACAATGCAATATACGCTTATTATGGTGGAAATCTTTATAGAGTGGGCTATCTTCCAATTCCCATTTATGATGCAGGGTATACTCAAGTTGGTAACATGCTATATCTTGTTGGAGGTATTGGTAGTTCGCTAAGTGACGTTACAGCGTTGCAAGTCGTATCATTTAACTTTCCACCTCTTCCACCTAAGATTATCTCTTATTCTGCTGGTAATGAGAGTGTGACTTTGGGTTGGACTCCAGTTAAGTTAGCGACGGGTTATGAAATAATTTACTGGAATAACAATGGTTTTAACACCTCCATCAACGTTGGTAATGTTACCAGTTATACTATAATCAATCTCCAAGATGGGATGACTTACTACTTTGAAGTTCTTGCTTACAATTCAATAGGTTATTCATCTCCATCAAATCTTGTTTCCTTAACTCCTGCGTCTGTTCCAAATTCACCAATACTCACTTCTGTAAAATATGGGAATGAAAATGTAACGTTAGTCTGGTCACCTCCAAGCTTTAATGGTGGATATTCGATATTAGGCTATTATGTGATTGTGAAGAATCAGAACTCCATTGTTAGATCCTATTTTGTTAATTCTACTACTCTAACGATAGCTAATCTATCTCCTAACGTGACCTATAATGTTCTGATTTATGCTTCAAACAAACTTGGTAATAGTACTCCTTTAGTAATTACTGTTGTTCCAATAACTAAGGCTACTGTTTTTGCATTCATAACTAAGCTACAAGATGGTATCCTTGTAAATTGGTCAATAACTTTTCCCGCTAACGTAAGTTTAGAGCTGTATTATCAGAATGGTTCTTTACTATCACAAGTAGTAAATATTAGAAGTAATAGTTACATGTTTAAACTACCTCAAGAGGGCAATTATACATTAATTATACTAGCTTCTAACTCTGCTGGTGTTTCTAAATACACGTATAATATAGAGTATTACCTTCCTCCAGAGACTCCTCAAGTTTCCTTAATAGGATTTGGAAATAACCTATACATAGACTGGAATGACGTACCTGGTGCATTAACGTATTTAGTTTTTGTTAATAATAGTTTAATTTACCAAGGTCCTAGCACTAGTGTTGTGACCAATATTAGTAATGGTACCTATTTAATCAAGGTTCTTGCGGTAAATCCAGCTGGTGTTTCATCACCTGGTATAGCAGTCCTTCATTATAGCGGAGATTACATCACAGTTGTTAAAATGAAAATAGTTAATGTAACTATTGTAAATAAGATTGTTTCCGCTTCGTCTAGTAATAATGATGGTCTGAGTTTACAACAAAGTATTGTAATCATATTGTTAACCATAATGATTTTGCTAAGTATCGCCATAATAACTAGGAGTAGAAGTAGTAGTGAATGGTAGCAATGGGGCCGCCGGGATTTGAACCCGGGACCACCAGCGTTCTGGTGGTTAGGGATTTATCCCCAGGCTGGCATCCTAGTCCAAGCTAGACTACGGCCCCCTTAATAAAGTACATGGATGGGTTTAAAAATTAACCTATTGTTAATACCCACGTAATACTTTTACTTTCGGTCTACTCTCTCCCCTTTTTAACTACGTTTGTATAACAAGTATCACAGCAGTTTTGGCTATATTAAAATACTAAGATATATGTTAATAGGTGGTCTACAATTCCAATAAGATACGTATGCAGAAATTGTGGTGAAATGTTACATAGGTTTGAAAAAGTGGGACAAGATTTTTATGGGGTTAGAACGCCATCTGAGATCAAATCGATATTTGGTGGAAAATGTCCTAAATGTGGGCATGAATTAAGTGCTCCTACACTAGATGACATAAAGATATCACTAAAAAAAAGGGCTACTAAGTCAATGATTTTAGAACAGGTGAGATATTAACTCTTGTAACGATATTTCCTTCTTAGCATATTTAATTGCCAAGTCACGTCTATTTAGATAGTTCGATAATAATTTCGTTACATTCCGTGGATATACCTTTATAGTTACTGAATCATAATCTAGGATGTAAGTTCTATTATTACTTACCATTACGTTTTTCCACGGTCGACTTAATTCTTGATGTTCTATGAATTTATCCTCTAATATTTTAGCCCTATGGAGTAGATCAATTATAATTTCTTTCTTTTCGTTCCTAGACAAGTGTCTTCCGCTGATATACTCCATTAAAATGAAATTCTTGCCATAGTCGTAAACTTTTGGTGCTACTTCCTCTCCAGCTTTGATTTGCACTTTAGCTTCAAGTTCTAAGGTTTCTTTAGGAGAGTCTGTTCTTCTTATTTTCAACACTTTATTTTCATCAACCAGAACTACTATTCCCGTTTTCCCTTTTCCCAATATTCTCACTTTCCCTATGGACTTAGGCCCAAATGAGTAAGCATAGTCAAAACCAGCTTTTCTTAGTTCTTCCTCTATTTCTTTAGAAAAAGTAGGATAGATAAAGTGTTTTATTTCAACCAAGTTGGAGTTTTCCTCAAGAACTTCATTATTTGTTGGTCTTCTGGTTTCTGTAACCAATAAGTCTCAATATTATATTTCGCTTTTAGAACTATATTCTTTTTCACTATACTTTCAGCATCATACTCTTTTCTTTCTTTTATGGAATACAACCTCCCATCTTCTCCTATCCATATGTTTTCATTTTTATCTATAAAACTCTCCACAGTCGAAGCATAGAACGGTGGTCCTATATTTAGATAGTACTGTCCAATATCTTTGCTCTCCAGTTGAACTGCAATAGTAATTTCACTATTATCTCCCCACGCTTGCGTATCAATTACTTTGAAACCGTATTGTGTTAGTGCAGTGTTTATTTTGCTTATACTTCTCTTTATCTGACCCCATATTATATCTTCTGTAACCTTTTCCTTAATGCTTATTTTTGTAATTAGTATGTCACCTTTTATTCTCTCCTCAACTTTCCTTGATGGGAAGAAGAATTCTATTGATGGGTTTTTTAAATAATATCGTGAAGCTATTGAGAACGTGGCTATGTTTTTTAATGAGACTGCAGCTGTTACATTCCTTCTAGGATCCACTGGATCTGGCATTATTAACGGTTCAGTAAATGTCTTACTTGGTTTTATTAATTCTAATGTTATTGGTGGTTTCCATTTTGAGGCCTCTTCTAAGGTTTTCCTGAAGCTCCCATAATAAATTATTAAAAGTTCTGTTGCGTAGCCTGAGAATCCTTGTATTTTTATTTCGGCTCCGTAAACTCCTATTCCTTTCATAAATCTCTTTAATAACCTAACTTCATCCTTACCCTTTTCATCCAAGCGTGATGTCACATATTGTGTGTGAAATGGCGTTCTATCAACTGCAGTTATTGCCTTATCTCCACTTTCGACTCTTAATGCCGGTACTATGTCAACTTCTATTCCGTTAATGTAAACTATCACGTAAGGATGCTCTGCATACGCCAAGATATAATCTAAATCCCTAACTCTGTTTGTTATTTCACTTAACGCATTTCTCTCTAAGTATTCTTTACCTAAATCTTTAGGATAAAACACGAACACGTCTATGTCAGTATCTTGCTTGAGCCAAGTTCCCTTTCTATACGATCCTTCTATTTCAAAGTCTAAGCCTTTCAGCCTTTCCTTTATTACTTCGATAACTTTCTCTATTTTATTCTCATCTTCTCTAGACGGCTTTATTAGCTTTAGAACTTCCTCCTCTATCAATTGCTTTCACTTCAAATAATTTATCATAAATTGGGCCTTTTGGAGTTAACGTACTTTTGAAGAGAATTACGTTAGCTACTTCAAAATTCCCTACATCTATGTTTATGTTTTCATTAATTAAACTTATAAGATTATTAATTGAATTTAAACTCTTTACTCTGCCTATTGTTAAGTGCGGTGTAAATTCCTTTTCGTCCTCTGGCCTGATTTTTCTTCTTAGTAATTCATTAAGCAAGTAAGATCTAATTTGCCTAAGTTGTTGTTGTCCTTCGATCATTCCAACCCAAATTACTCTTGGTCTAGTTAGATTTGGAAATGCTCCTAAACCTTTAAGGGTAACGGTAAATTTGTCAAATTTTAAACCACTCATAGCCTCTTTAACGTCCTCTACTCTATCATCTCGCACCTCCCCCAAAAATAATAGTGTAATGTGAATGTTGAAAGGTTCAACCAATTTTATGTCGGCTCCAGTATTTTTCACTAATTCAAGTAGTTCTATTAGTTTAGGAAATTGCGGAACTTCTATACCTATAAAGAGCCTCATAATTTTTAAACCTCCATATTGAGTTATTTGGTGGTCACAATTAAAGTCATTTTGATTACTGGAATGCCGGGATCGGGTAAAAGTGAATTTTCGAAGATATTAAAAGAGAAGGGTGCTAGAATTATAGTAATGAGTGATGTGGTGAAAAAAAGGTATTCAATAGAGGCAAAGCCAGGAGAGAGATTAATGGATTTTGCAAAGAGATTGAGGGAAATTTATGGAGATGGAGTAGTTGCCAGACTTAGTGTAGAAGAGTTAGAAAGTAGCAAGTATAATCTAGTAGCATTTGATGGTGTAAGGAGTTTGGCAGAAGTTGAGGAATTCAGAAGACTTTTGGGCGATGACATATACATTGTCGCTATACACTCACCACCAAAACTGAGATATAAGAGAATGATTGAAAGAATGAGGAGTGACGATTCAAAGGAGGTTTCCGACTTGATTAGAAGGGATAGGGAAGAGCTTAATCTAGGTATAGGAGAAGTTATAGCAATGGCTGATTATATTATAGTTAATGACTCTACGTATGAGGAATTTAAGAAGCGATGTGACGAAGTAATAGATAGAGTGTTAAAAAATGGTTAAAGTTATGGTTGTTACTGAAGTAAGACCCTCAGAGAATTTAAATAAAGTTCTTTCCGCGATTATGAATTTCTTTGACTTTGATAAAATGAATATAAGAAAAGAAGGCATAATTGACATTTTAGTCTTAGAGTCGAACACTCTTAAGAGTTTACTTAAACTTCATAAAGCACTAAGGAATGAGAGAATTTTAGACTCTGCGAGAAAATATTTGATAAGAGGTATAGAAGGAAATACCATAGCCTTTATGATACATAAACAAGCGGCAGCAGTTAAGGTTTTAAGTTTTGTCGATAGTGATAAGGAATCTCCTTTGGGCGCAATCAAATTCTACATTCAATATCATAATCCTAAAGAAGTAGTAGATTGGTTAGCTCCTAGAACTGCACATGGTGTGCCTCTCTGGGAAAATCCTATACCCCCAGATGATTGATCATTTAAGCGTTATGTATGATAAGTCATCTGGTAATATGGACTTCAAGAATATTCTTCTAGCTTCTCTTAAATGCAACGAAACGTCATCATATCTAGGACTTATATGGGTTAGTGCCAATAATTTTACTGAGGCTTCTAAGGCGACTGTGGCTGCATCACCTACGTTAGAATGACCATAAGTATAAGCTGAAGGTTCATTTAGAAACGTTGCTTCATGAATTAACAAGTCCACGTTTTTTACGGAGTCAATTACAGATTGACAAGGTCGTGTGTCTCCAGTATAGGCTATTTTTAGACCTTTCTTGACT
The nucleotide sequence above comes from Sulfolobus tengchongensis. Encoded proteins:
- the cca gene encoding CCA tRNA nucleotidyltransferase, translating into MIEEEVLKLIKPSREDENKIEKVIEVIKERLKGLDFEIEGSYRKGTWLKQDTDIDVFVFYPKDLGKEYLERNALSEITNRVRDLDYILAYAEHPYVIVYINGIEVDIVPALRVESGDKAITAVDRTPFHTQYVTSRLDEKGKDEVRLLKRFMKGIGVYGAEIKIQGFSGYATELLIIYYGSFRKTLEEASKWKPPITLELIKPSKTFTEPLIMPDPVDPRRNVTAAVSLKNIATFSIASRYYLKNPSIEFFFPSRKVEERIKGDILITKISIKEKVTEDIIWGQIKRSISKINTALTQYGFKVIDTQAWGDNSEITIAVQLESKDIGQYYLNIGPPFYASTVESFIDKNENIWIGEDGRLYSIKERKEYDAESIVKKNIVLKAKYNIETYWLQKPEDQQIMKFLRKTPTWLK
- a CDS encoding fibronectin type III domain-containing protein, with amino-acid sequence MKKRRIVILFLLSLLLFQSIILQASSQKFTVTSQYLSSLPFPTSHSAVVYYNGSIYVIGGDSYPNEVWIYSNGSWHLGPYLPFDIIAASAVVFDNTIYVIGGYNNSGIIPYVLKLSGNSWVVVSNNMPFPSYDTISFVYNDVIYVIGGENTTNLVGYYFPPSNVTRVFYPTNDSWRIIGYMPVPTVDGGYVFNGTNLIIAGGYIGYGVYTNDILIYNPQTNQWQVLNGVLPFWLKGESVAYYRGILFIVGGYAFTGSSGGVNNAIYAYYGGNLYRVGYLPIPIYDAGYTQVGNMLYLVGGIGSSLSDVTALQVVSFNFPPLPPKIISYSAGNESVTLGWTPVKLATGYEIIYWNNNGFNTSINVGNVTSYTIINLQDGMTYYFEVLAYNSIGYSSPSNLVSLTPASVPNSPILTSVKYGNENVTLVWSPPSFNGGYSILGYYVIVKNQNSIVRSYFVNSTTLTIANLSPNVTYNVLIYASNKLGNSTPLVITVVPITKATVFAFITKLQDGILVNWSITFPANVSLELYYQNGSLLSQVVNIRSNSYMFKLPQEGNYTLIILASNSAGVSKYTYNIEYYLPPETPQVSLIGFGNNLYIDWNDVPGALTYLVFVNNSLIYQGPSTSVVTNISNGTYLIKVLAVNPAGVSSPGIAVLHYSGDYITVVKMKIVNVTIVNKIVSASSSNNDGLSLQQSIVIILLTIMILLSIAIITRSRSSSEW
- a CDS encoding serine/threonine protein kinase — protein: MVEIKHFIYPTFSKEIEEELRKAGFDYAYSFGPKSIGKVRILGKGKTGIVVLVDENKVLKIRRTDSPKETLELEAKVQIKAGEEVAPKVYDYGKNFILMEYISGRHLSRNEKKEIIIDLLHRAKILEDKFIEHQELSRPWKNVMVSNNRTYILDYDSVTIKVYPRNVTKLLSNYLNRRDLAIKYAKKEISLQELISHLF
- a CDS encoding AAA family ATPase produces the protein MSYLVVTIKVILITGMPGSGKSEFSKILKEKGARIIVMSDVVKKRYSIEAKPGERLMDFAKRLREIYGDGVVARLSVEELESSKYNLVAFDGVRSLAEVEEFRRLLGDDIYIVAIHSPPKLRYKRMIERMRSDDSKEVSDLIRRDREELNLGIGEVIAMADYIIVNDSTYEEFKKRCDEVIDRVLKNG
- the thpR gene encoding RNA 2',3'-cyclic phosphodiesterase; amino-acid sequence: MRLFIGIEVPQFPKLIELLELVKNTGADIKLVEPFNIHITLLFLGEVRDDRVEDVKEAMSGLKFDKFTVTLKGLGAFPNLTRPRVIWVGMIEGQQQLRQIRSYLLNELLRRKIRPEDEKEFTPHLTIGRVKSLNSINNLISLINENINIDVGNFEVANVILFKSTLTPKGPIYDKLFEVKAIDRGGSSKANKAV
- a CDS encoding RNA-binding domain-containing protein, with the translated sequence MVKVMVVTEVRPSENLNKVLSAIMNFFDFDKMNIRKEGIIDILVLESNTLKSLLKLHKALRNERILDSARKYLIRGIEGNTIAFMIHKQAAAVKVLSFVDSDKESPLGAIKFYIQYHNPKEVVDWLAPRTAHGVPLWENPIPPDD